In Aliivibrio fischeri, the sequence AACCGAGTGGAAAGTCGCTATACGCCCTGAATCGATTTATGTAAAAGAAGAAGGCAGGCACTATGCTGAACATATTTCGCTACCAAAACAAGGGATTATCAAAAATCATCAACTGCTTGGTAATGTCATTCGCTATCAAGTAGATGTTAATGACTGCGACTTAACCGTTGATTTACTTAATCGTTCGTCAGAAAGACTATTAGCAGCGGGAAGCAAACTAGAGTTACTTTTTAATCTTAACGAAATTCAACCAGTGAGAGCCTAAACATGACACACCCACTTTATATATTTGATCTTGATGAGACCTTGATTAATGGTGATTGTGCCATGATTTGGAATGAGTTTTTAGTTGATAAAGGCATCGTCACAACACCTGATTTTTTGGAGGAAGACAAACGCTTAATGACGCGGTATTCACGAGGCTTAATGGACATGGAAGATTATCTTACCTTTGCTATGTCCCACTAAAAAACATACCAACAGATCAAGTAGAAATACTCGTTGAAGAGTGCGTTAAACAACACATACTTCCTCTTTTATTCCCGGAAGCAAAAGTACTCATAAACCAACTAAAAGCCGATAATGTAGATATGATTATTATTTCAGCTTCTGTCAGTTTTCTAGTAAAAATCGTAGCCAAGAACATAGGTATAGAACATGCAATTGGAATTGATTTAAAAGAAAAAGAGGGCTGTTATACAAGACACATTCTTGGTGTTCCAAGTTACAGAGAAGGCAAAGTATCTCGACTAACAGAATGGTTAAATGGAGGAGATAAAACCTATTCTAGTCTTCATTTTTATACTGATTCAATCAACGATTTACCATTATGTTTGTACGCAGATCATACGTACTTGGTAAACCCTTGTGAACAATTAGCAGTATATTCTAAAAAGAAAAATTGGCCGATACTTGCTTGGGGAAGCCAATAAATCAAAAATTATCCTTAATTTTCGTAATAACTGGTTTAAAACGAAACCATAAAATTACCAATAGTTTGATTATGGCTATTGGTAATACTTCCTTCACCTGTCTCTTCACTGTATGAAAAATCAACATCAAATGAATCAAGTTGTCCTTTCATTAAAAGATTACGTAATAATACATCACTGTTTAGTTGATGAATTACAGCGTCCCATGACACATTGTTTTTAAAAATTGTGAAATTTACGTTCATTAAATACCTTTGCTTTTTGATAGTTACTTTAAATTTATTTATAAATTAGTTAGCTAAATAAAATTCAATTAAAATAGTGTAATTTTAGTATGTTACAGAAAAATGATGGATTAAAACTAATGAAGTAGATGTTACTGAGAGATTTATGGCAAGTACGAAACAGGAGCAGATGTTTGAAATGTTGCAATCTTACAAGTAGAGCTAATTTAATTATTAATAATACATTGTTAAAATCGCGTAAATGATGCGAGCACCACTCACGCAACTTATTTGAAATTAAAGCGCTACAACGTTAGCAGCTTGAGGGCCTTTTTGGCCTTGCTCAACTTCAAAAGAAACTTTTTGGCCTTCAGCAAGAGTTTTGAAACCTTCTGAAGCGATAGCACGGAAATGTACGAATACGTCAGCGCCGCCGTTATCTTGAGTGATAAAACCGAAACCTTTTTCTTCGTTAAACCATTTAACGATACCAGTTGTTTTAGACATATTATGTCCCTTCTTAATAAAATTCATAAAAATCGCATTATGCGATGTGCTTGGAGCCTGAATTATTGAATGTGGCGATAAAGCTAAGGGAGACACTGAGGATAACAACACTTACGAAGAAATTCTGAGGACTTACTTTTACTTGATGTTCACTAACAACTCTGAGCAACAGAGCGAGGGCAATATTACTTGATTACTGAACATTGTAAAGACTTTTTTAATTTATTTTAAAAAACTGTAAAATACTCTGTTATATAAGCATCCATATTTCGTTCACATACAAACACATAAAAACCGCCATAACAATGACGGTTTTATCTTTATAATCAATAACTTTTAAATGAAAAATTAAATTGCTTGATCACTCATAGAAAATAAAAATTGAGCATCTTGATTTGAGTGATCAGGTAGCTTCATTTTAATTACAGGAATTGCAATGCCCGTAGTTTGATAAAAATCTTTTTGATAACTTTGAGCTTCATTTCGTCCATTATAACCAGAATCAGCTGTATAGAAAAAAGCTTGTATAGGTAATTCTCTGCCTATATTTTGTGGCCATACTGCTAATCTTAGCTCATTTTGAGT encodes:
- a CDS encoding cold-shock protein yields the protein MSKTTGIVKWFNEEKGFGFITQDNGGADVFVHFRAIASEGFKTLAEGQKVSFEVEQGQKGPQAANVVAL